One Cupriavidus pauculus genomic window, CCCGGCCGCGCGAACGGCACATAGAGCTTGACCTTGAACGCCGGCGACGCCAGCACCAGTGCGCGCAGCGGCGGTGCGTAGTCGTGGACCCATGTGGACGCCAGCACCGCCCCCACGCTCTGCGCGACCACGGCCATCTCCGCGACGGCAATCCCGTAGGTGGCGCCGATATGATCGACAAAGGTCTGGATATCGCGCACCGATGTGGCCAGGCTCGGGCTGTAGCCGCGCTCCCCGGGCGACCGGCCATGCCCGCGCGCGTCCCACGCAAAGAATGCGTGCCCCGGCAGATCGAATTCGTCCACGAGGTGCGCGACGCGCCCGGAGTGTTCATGGCCGCGATGGAACAGCAGGACCGCGCGCTTCGGCAAGGCGTCATCGACCGCCGCCCAGTATCGGTAGAACAAGGTCTGGCCGTCGTGCGTCTGGAACTGCGATTCGATCGGGGTTCGCGGGGTTCGCGGGATAGAAGCCACGGCACTCACTCCTCGGTGGACGGCGTGCTGCGCGATGATGCGGCGCGCGCTACGGTAGCTTCCTGCACGCCACGCTGCACGCGCCGTACGATGGTGGCGATGGAGAGCAGGCACAGCACGCCCCAGATCCAGCCGCCATAGTGACCGGGACCGAAGCCGAGGCCCAGCCAGAGCCCGAGCGCGCCGAGCACGAACGCGCGGTCGCTCTTGCCGAGCGGGCCGTCGTAGCGGCGGCTGGCGCCGACCATCGGCCCGATAAGTCCCGCGCACTCGACCATCACGGCGAGCACGGCGAACGGCAGGACGCCGGTACCGAACGGCAGTACGAATGGAATCACGAGCGCGAGGTCGGAGACGATATCGCCAAGTTCGTTGAGGTAGGCGCCGAGCACACTCTGCTGGTTGTGCTCGCGGGCCAGCATGCCGTCGATGGCATTGAGGGCCATGCGCAGGAACAGCCAGACCGGCATCAGCAGGAATATCCCCGGCAGCCAGATCAGCGCGCCCACGAGGCCGCCCACGACGATCGACCCCACCATGGCCGCGAGGGTCACCTGATTGGCGGTAACGCCGCGCGCGGCCAGCTTTTGCACGAGCGGCCGAAGCCGCGCCTGGAATTTCGGTTTGATCTGGTAGAGCGTCATCTTGGCTTGTGTGTTCTTGTTCCCGATGCGTGCCGCCGACCTGCTGCCGGCGATCATACTGCGTTCGCCCGCCGCGATTGTCTCCCATAAGCGACATTCAGGGAACCGTTTGGCGTTGACATCACCGGATCGAACCCATAAACAGGTGTCAGCCGCCGGCAGGACGGCCGCCGGAAATCTGGGGTAACCGCCCACTCGTCTACAATGACGCGCATCGGCACACTGCGGGCAACCTACTGACCTATGACCAAGCAACTCGTACGCGTGGAATCGGGCGTACCCGGACTGGACACCATCCTGTGCGGCGGCCTGGTCCAGGGGGCGTCCTACATCGTGCAGGGCAGTCCCGGCGCCGGCAAGACCATCCTTGCAAGCCAGTTCGCGTTCCGTCAGGTGCGCGGCGGTGGGCGAGTCCTCTACGCGACGCTACTTGCCGAGTCTCATGACCGCCTCTTCCAGGCGCTCTCGACGTTCGACTTCTACGACCCATCGATCGTCGGCCAGGACATCTTCTACATCAGCCTGTTCAAGGTCCTGCGCGACGAAGGCCTCCCCGCGCTCGTCAATGCGCTGCGCGCCGAACTCGCGCGCCAGCGCTGTACCACGCTGGTCCTCGACGGCCTGCTGATCGCAAAGGATCGCGCGGAGACCGCGCTCGACGTCAAGACGTTCGTCGCCGAACTGCAGAGCCATGCCGCGTTCACGGGCTGCACGGTGCTGTTCCTGACCAGCGCGCGCGTCGATGACGTGAGCCCCGAGCACACGATGGTCGATGGCGTGCTGCAGCTCAAGGAAGAACTGGTCGGCATCCGCACCGTGCGGCTCATTCGCGTGTCCAAGTCGCGCGGCAGCGCGGCGCTAGGCGGCTATCACCAGTACCGCATCTCCAATCAGGGCATCGACGTCTATCCGCGCCTGGAGGCACAGCACGGCAGGCCGTCCGAGGACGAGGTGGTCGTGCACGCGCGCGCCGCGAGCGGCGTCGATGGCTTCGAGGCCATTACCGGCGGCGGCATTACCGCTGCATCGGTCTCCCTGCTGCTGGGGCCCGCCGGCAGCGGCAAGACCACGTTCGGCCTCAACTTCCTGCACCAGGCCACGCCGGAGGCGCCCGCGCTGTATTTCGGCTTCTACGAATCGCCGAAGCGGCTGCGCGCGAAGGCGCAGGCCCTGGGCATCCCGCTGGAGCCGCTGGAACGGTCGGGCGCGCTGCATATCGACTGGCATCCGCTCACGGAGAACCTGCTGGACTCGCTCGGCCATCAATTGCTCAATACCGTGCGCGCGAAGGGTATCCGCAGGCTGTTCGTCGATGGCATTACCGGCTTCGAGCGCGCGGCGGTGCACCCTGCCCGGCTCGTCGAGTTCTACACCGCGCTCTCCAACGAGCTGCGCACCCTCGGCGTGACGGCCATCGGCACGCTGGAGACGCGCGACATCCCGGGCGTGACCGGATTCCACACGCTGCCCGAGTATTCGAGCCTGATGGACAACCTCGTGTCGCTGCGGCACGCCGTGATCAACGGCGAACTGCGACGGTTCATCAGCATCGTCAAGATGCGCGACAGCGCGTTCGACAATGGACTGCACGAAGTGCAGATCGGCCAGGGTGGCCTGCAGGTACGCAGTCGCATGACGATCACGTCCGACGCGTTCGGCGGACAGCAGGCAACCTTTGAATCCGGCCAGCAACTTTCCGCGCGGATCTGATCCATGGCAACCGTAGTCGTCATCGACGACGAAACGATGAATGCCGATGCGCTGGCGTTCATGCTCTCCACCGAGGGCGTGCGCGTGGTGACGGCCGCCGACGGTGCGGAGGGGCTGCGCGTGATTGCCGCGGAGTCCCCCGACGTCGTCGTGACCGATTTCATGATGCCGGTCATGACGGGGCTCGAACTCGCCCGCGCGTTGCGCACGGAGCCGCAGTACGCGGCCTATGCCCATCTTCCGCTGATTCTGCTGACCGCCGCGCAGGCCGATATCGGCCGCAGCCATCCCGAACTGTTCGATGCGGTGCTCGAGAAGCCTTGCCCGCCCGCCGACGTCATTGCCACCGTGCTCGAATGGATCTGCAAGCGTGGCGGCCCCAGCGGGGACGGTGGCAATACCGGCGGCAACAACGGCGGCAATAGCGACGCACCATGATCGTCCCCGCCGGCGGCGCCAATGCGATCCAGCCGATGGAACTCGGGTTCTTCTCGTCGCTGGTCGCGGCGGGCAGCCTGAGCGCCGCGGCGCGTGACCTCGGCGTGTCCACCGCGGCCGTCAGCAAGCGGCTCTCGCAAATGGAAGCGCGGCTCGGCATGCCGCTGGTCGTCCGCACCACGCGGCGCATGAGCCTGACGCCCGAGGGCGAAGTCCTCCTCGAACATGCGCGGCGCATCCTTGCCGATATCGACGACCTCCAGCAACTGCTGTCGAACGCCGCGGGACGGCCCAGCGGCCTGCTGCGCGTGAACGCGACGCTCGGTTTCGGCCGCATGCATCTGGCGCCCGTCATCGCCGAGTACAGCCGCATGTACCCCGACGTCGATGTGCAGCTGCAGCTGTCGGCCGACCCGCCGCCCTTGTCGGAAGACGCATTCGATGTCTGCGTGCGTTTCGGCGAACCACCCGATGCGCGCATCATCGCGCGCAAGCTTGCCCCGAACCGCCGCCTGCTGTGCGCCGCCCCGAAGTACCTGCGCGAGCATGGCGAACCGCTGACGCCCACCGATCTGCTGCGTCACAACTGCATCGGCATCCGCCAGGGCAGCGATGCGTATGGCGTGTGGCGACTGACGCCGCTCAAGGGGGCCAAGTCGCGCACGGAAACCATCCACGTGCGGGGCAACCTGACCACCAACGATGGCGAGATTGCCGTGACGTGGGCGCTCGGCGGGCTCGGTATCGTCATGCGCGCGGAATGGGATATCGAACGCTATCTGCGCAGCGGCCGCCTCGTGCAGGTATTGCCGCAGTACGCGACGCCGGAAGCCGATATCTATGCCGTGTATCCGCACCGGCACCGGCTGTCGTCACGCATCCGGCTGTTCGTGGATTTTCTTGCGACGCGGTTTGCGAAGCTGGGCCACTAGCGCGCCCTCCGCTTCCAGCCAGCTACGGAACGTCGAGATCAGCGGATCGCCCTCGCGCGCCTCCGGCACGTAAGTGCAATAGCTGCGCGACGGCAGCCGCGGCCCCGCGAACGGCATCACCAGCCGCCCCGCCTCCAGATCGCTGGCCACCAGCGCGGAAGGGGCCACCGCCACGCCCACACCGTCGATTGCCGCCTGGATCGTCAGATAGAAATGGTCCAGCGTCATCGACGAGGCGGGCCGCAGCGCGGGCAATCCGGCCTTGGCCAGCCAATCGGGCCACAACCGCGGCAGGCTCGT contains:
- a CDS encoding ATPase domain-containing protein; the encoded protein is MTKQLVRVESGVPGLDTILCGGLVQGASYIVQGSPGAGKTILASQFAFRQVRGGGRVLYATLLAESHDRLFQALSTFDFYDPSIVGQDIFYISLFKVLRDEGLPALVNALRAELARQRCTTLVLDGLLIAKDRAETALDVKTFVAELQSHAAFTGCTVLFLTSARVDDVSPEHTMVDGVLQLKEELVGIRTVRLIRVSKSRGSAALGGYHQYRISNQGIDVYPRLEAQHGRPSEDEVVVHARAASGVDGFEAITGGGITAASVSLLLGPAGSGKTTFGLNFLHQATPEAPALYFGFYESPKRLRAKAQALGIPLEPLERSGALHIDWHPLTENLLDSLGHQLLNTVRAKGIRRLFVDGITGFERAAVHPARLVEFYTALSNELRTLGVTAIGTLETRDIPGVTGFHTLPEYSSLMDNLVSLRHAVINGELRRFISIVKMRDSAFDNGLHEVQIGQGGLQVRSRMTITSDAFGGQQATFESGQQLSARI
- a CDS encoding LysR family transcriptional regulator, with translation MIVPAGGANAIQPMELGFFSSLVAAGSLSAAARDLGVSTAAVSKRLSQMEARLGMPLVVRTTRRMSLTPEGEVLLEHARRILADIDDLQQLLSNAAGRPSGLLRVNATLGFGRMHLAPVIAEYSRMYPDVDVQLQLSADPPPLSEDAFDVCVRFGEPPDARIIARKLAPNRRLLCAAPKYLREHGEPLTPTDLLRHNCIGIRQGSDAYGVWRLTPLKGAKSRTETIHVRGNLTTNDGEIAVTWALGGLGIVMRAEWDIERYLRSGRLVQVLPQYATPEADIYAVYPHRHRLSSRIRLFVDFLATRFAKLGH
- a CDS encoding CDP-alcohol phosphatidyltransferase family protein, coding for MTLYQIKPKFQARLRPLVQKLAARGVTANQVTLAAMVGSIVVGGLVGALIWLPGIFLLMPVWLFLRMALNAIDGMLAREHNQQSVLGAYLNELGDIVSDLALVIPFVLPFGTGVLPFAVLAVMVECAGLIGPMVGASRRYDGPLGKSDRAFVLGALGLWLGLGFGPGHYGGWIWGVLCLLSIATIVRRVQRGVQEATVARAASSRSTPSTEE
- a CDS encoding response regulator, with the protein product MATVVVIDDETMNADALAFMLSTEGVRVVTAADGAEGLRVIAAESPDVVVTDFMMPVMTGLELARALRTEPQYAAYAHLPLILLTAAQADIGRSHPELFDAVLEKPCPPADVIATVLEWICKRGGPSGDGGNTGGNNGGNSDAP